A single genomic interval of Amycolatopsis albispora harbors:
- a CDS encoding TetR/AcrR family transcriptional regulator yields the protein MTRGRPRDPETDAAILRAAAAVFVERGVEGASIEQIAKRAGVGKVTVYRRWAAKEELIAQAVEFLLADQVSKPPAEVVARSSPYELVENALESVAETAASPEFRALAARVLGSAVSHPELMAVYWEHYVRPRRELTHALLRRAQEEGTVAADADLDVLTDMIAGAVTYRALQPDPPGTDGMRTYLRTLFRQAGLLP from the coding sequence ATGACCCGCGGCAGGCCACGCGACCCGGAAACCGACGCCGCGATCCTGCGCGCGGCCGCCGCGGTTTTTGTCGAACGCGGGGTGGAGGGCGCCAGCATCGAGCAGATCGCCAAACGGGCGGGCGTCGGGAAGGTGACGGTGTACCGGCGCTGGGCGGCGAAGGAGGAACTGATCGCGCAGGCGGTCGAATTCCTGCTGGCCGACCAGGTCAGCAAGCCACCGGCCGAGGTGGTCGCCCGGAGTTCGCCGTACGAGCTGGTGGAAAACGCGCTCGAAAGCGTCGCGGAAACCGCGGCCAGCCCGGAGTTCCGGGCGCTGGCCGCGCGAGTGCTCGGCTCGGCGGTCAGCCACCCGGAACTGATGGCGGTCTACTGGGAGCACTACGTCCGGCCGCGGCGGGAACTCACCCACGCCCTGCTGCGGCGGGCGCAGGAAGAAGGCACCGTGGCCGCGGACGCCGACCTGGACGTGCTGACCGACATGATCGCCGGTGCGGTCACCTACCGCGCGCTGCAACCGGATCCGCCCGGCACCGACGGCATGCGCACCTACCTGCGCACCCTCTTCCGCCAAGCGGGCCTGCTCCCCTGA
- a CDS encoding 2Fe-2S iron-sulfur cluster-binding protein produces the protein MAFAVRVSGRRVECAEDQSLLDACLRAGLWLPNSCNQGTCGTCKLRVVSGSVDHGASPLDTLTEDERAAGLVLACQARPTGDTELSGTGTTTGRAAHPLRDLAATVVEIEDIARDTRRVLLGLAEPLAFEPGQYVELAVPGSGVRRQYSLANTADEDKVLELHVRRVPGGVATDGWLFGSLAVGDRVEASGPLGDFHLPPADEDDGGPMVLIGGGTGLAPLAGIARTALARHPGREVLLYHGVRGTADLYDQARFAEIAGGYPNFRFVPVLSDEPDPAYRSGFPTDAFTEDVPSGRGWSGWLCGPPAMVAAGVRAFKRRRMSPRHIHREQFTPS, from the coding sequence ATGGCCTTCGCGGTGCGCGTGAGCGGCCGCCGGGTCGAGTGCGCGGAGGACCAGAGCCTGCTCGACGCCTGCCTGCGTGCCGGGTTGTGGCTGCCGAACTCGTGCAACCAGGGCACCTGCGGCACGTGCAAGCTCCGGGTGGTCTCCGGCTCGGTCGACCACGGCGCTTCCCCGCTCGACACCCTCACCGAGGACGAACGGGCGGCGGGCCTGGTGCTGGCCTGCCAGGCGCGTCCCACCGGCGACACCGAGCTGAGCGGCACCGGGACCACCACCGGACGGGCCGCGCACCCGCTGCGCGACCTGGCCGCGACCGTCGTCGAGATCGAGGACATCGCCAGGGACACCCGGCGGGTGCTGCTCGGGCTCGCCGAGCCGCTGGCCTTCGAGCCGGGGCAGTACGTCGAACTGGCCGTGCCCGGTTCGGGGGTGCGGCGCCAGTACTCGCTGGCCAACACCGCCGACGAGGACAAGGTGCTGGAACTGCACGTCCGGCGGGTGCCCGGCGGGGTCGCCACCGACGGATGGCTCTTCGGCTCGCTGGCCGTCGGTGACCGCGTCGAGGCGTCCGGTCCGCTCGGCGACTTCCACCTGCCCCCGGCGGACGAGGACGACGGCGGGCCGATGGTGCTCATCGGCGGCGGCACCGGGCTCGCCCCGCTGGCGGGCATCGCGCGCACCGCGCTGGCCCGGCACCCCGGCCGGGAAGTGCTGCTGTACCACGGAGTTCGTGGCACGGCCGACCTCTACGACCAGGCCCGGTTCGCCGAAATCGCCGGTGGGTACCCGAATTTCCGGTTCGTGCCGGTGCTTTCGGACGAGCCCGACCCGGCTTACCGGAGCGGCTTCCCCACCGACGCGTTCACCGAGGACGTGCCCAGCGGGCGGGGCTGGTCGGGTTGGCTGTGCGGGCCGCCGGCGATGGTGGCCGCGGGGGTCAGGGCGTTCAAGCGCCGCCGGATGTCCCCGCGCCACATCCACCGCGAGCAGTTCACCCCGTCCTGA
- a CDS encoding cytochrome P450: MTTTERPELAWLADVTMTELERNPYAVYERLRAEAPLAYVPVLGAYVASTADVCREVATSPDFEGVITPAGGRTFGHPAIIGVNGEIHADLRSMVEPALQPVEVDRWIDDLVRPIARRYLGRFENDGAAELVAQYCEPVSVRSLGDLLGLHDVESDKLREWFAKLNRSFTNAAMDENGEFANPAGFAEGDQAKAEIRAIVDPLIDRWITEPDDSAISHWLHDGMPPGQTRDREYIYPTIYVYLLGAMQEPGHGMASTLVGLFSRPEQLEQVVDDPALIPRAISEGMRWTSPIWSATARISTKPVTVAGVDLPEGTPVMLSYGSANHDTGQYDAPTTYDLHRPPLPHLAFGAGSHACAGIYFANHVMRIALEELFEAIPNLERDTGEGVEFWGWGFRGPTSLHVTWEV; encoded by the coding sequence ATGACGACCACCGAACGGCCCGAGCTGGCCTGGCTGGCCGACGTCACGATGACCGAGCTGGAGCGCAATCCGTACGCGGTCTACGAACGGCTGCGGGCCGAGGCACCGCTGGCCTACGTGCCGGTGCTCGGCGCGTACGTCGCCTCCACCGCCGACGTCTGCCGCGAGGTGGCGACCAGCCCGGACTTCGAAGGCGTGATCACCCCGGCGGGCGGCCGGACCTTCGGGCACCCGGCGATCATCGGGGTCAACGGCGAGATCCACGCCGACCTGCGGTCGATGGTCGAGCCCGCGCTGCAGCCGGTCGAGGTGGACCGCTGGATCGACGACCTGGTCCGCCCGATCGCCCGCCGCTACCTCGGCCGGTTCGAGAACGACGGCGCGGCCGAGCTGGTGGCGCAGTACTGCGAGCCGGTCAGCGTGCGGTCCCTCGGTGACCTCCTCGGCCTGCACGACGTCGAATCGGACAAGCTGCGCGAGTGGTTCGCGAAGCTGAACCGCTCGTTCACCAACGCCGCGATGGACGAGAACGGCGAGTTCGCCAATCCGGCGGGCTTCGCCGAGGGTGACCAGGCGAAGGCCGAGATCCGCGCGATCGTCGACCCGCTGATCGACCGCTGGATCACCGAACCCGACGACAGCGCGATCTCCCACTGGCTGCACGACGGCATGCCGCCGGGGCAAACCCGCGACCGCGAGTACATCTACCCCACCATCTACGTCTACCTGCTCGGCGCGATGCAGGAACCGGGCCACGGCATGGCGTCCACGCTGGTCGGCCTGTTCAGCCGGCCGGAGCAGCTGGAACAGGTGGTGGACGATCCGGCGCTGATCCCGCGGGCCATCTCGGAGGGCATGCGCTGGACCTCACCGATCTGGTCAGCGACCGCGCGCATCTCGACCAAGCCGGTCACCGTCGCCGGGGTCGACCTGCCCGAGGGCACGCCGGTGATGCTGTCCTACGGCTCGGCCAATCACGACACCGGGCAGTACGACGCGCCGACCACCTACGACCTGCACCGGCCGCCGCTGCCGCACCTGGCCTTCGGCGCTGGCAGCCACGCCTGCGCGGGCATCTACTTCGCCAACCACGTCATGCGGATCGCGCTGGAGGAGCTGTTCGAGGCGATCCCGAACCTGGAACGCGACACCGGCGAGGGCGTCGAGTTCTGGGGCTGGGGTTTCCGCGGGCCGACCAGCCTGCACGTCACCTGGGAGGTGTGA
- a CDS encoding FAD-dependent monooxygenase, whose amino-acid sequence MTVLIAGAGPTGLALACTLRLHGVAVRVLDRAPGPSETSRANFLHARGSEVLARIGALGTLPRESIPAMRITTYAGARPVMRIRFGDPGLKTAAPPMVVSQARVEAVLRERLAELGVEPEWGAEVAGAEQDSDGVRVRLGDGRELDAGWLVGCDGSGSAVRKLAGIGFPGTRLSERFLLADLEIDWDLDREGTSGWVHPDGLFAAMPMPGGSWRLFSYDPEGGTERPEPEVIVDRLRQHLARRTGRTASFGRCGWASVFSVHRRLADTYRQGRIFLAGDAAHVHAPFGGQGMLTGLGDAENLGWKLGLVLGGHAGPGLLDTYEAERRPLAEDVLRGTALATRVNIAGSALGRFLRDKVLINLGNLPWVQRKATYTASQLWVSYRKGPLGGRRPIGDRIADLDCVREDATRTTLHAELGGRWALLLPASGAERLAGEAREWLGDRVVVLRRDEERAVPVLVRPDGHVAWRGETGLGGRLSALLRSPDRVAG is encoded by the coding sequence ATGACAGTCCTCATCGCCGGCGCGGGCCCGACCGGCCTGGCCCTGGCCTGCACCCTGCGCCTGCACGGCGTGGCGGTCCGCGTGCTCGACCGCGCCCCCGGCCCGTCGGAGACCTCGCGGGCCAACTTCCTGCACGCGCGTGGCTCCGAGGTGCTGGCCAGGATCGGCGCGCTGGGCACGCTGCCGCGGGAGTCGATCCCGGCCATGCGGATCACCACCTACGCGGGCGCGCGGCCGGTCATGCGCATCCGGTTCGGTGATCCCGGCCTGAAAACGGCGGCCCCGCCGATGGTCGTCTCCCAGGCCCGCGTCGAGGCCGTGCTGCGCGAGCGGCTGGCCGAACTCGGCGTGGAACCGGAATGGGGCGCGGAGGTCGCCGGAGCCGAGCAGGACAGCGACGGTGTCCGCGTCCGGCTGGGCGACGGCCGGGAACTGGACGCGGGCTGGCTCGTCGGCTGCGACGGCTCGGGCAGCGCGGTCCGCAAGCTGGCGGGCATCGGCTTTCCCGGCACGCGGCTCAGCGAACGCTTCCTGCTCGCCGACCTGGAAATCGACTGGGACCTCGATCGCGAGGGCACCAGCGGCTGGGTGCACCCGGACGGGCTGTTCGCCGCGATGCCGATGCCCGGTGGTTCGTGGCGCCTGTTCTCGTACGACCCGGAGGGCGGCACCGAACGGCCGGAGCCCGAGGTGATCGTCGACCGGCTCCGGCAGCACCTCGCGCGGCGCACCGGGCGGACGGCGAGCTTCGGCAGGTGCGGCTGGGCGTCGGTGTTCAGCGTCCACCGGCGGCTGGCCGACACCTACCGCCAGGGCCGGATCTTCCTCGCCGGGGACGCCGCGCACGTGCACGCGCCCTTCGGTGGTCAGGGCATGCTGACCGGCCTGGGCGACGCGGAGAACCTGGGCTGGAAACTCGGGCTCGTGCTCGGTGGCCATGCCGGGCCCGGACTGCTCGACACCTACGAAGCCGAACGGCGGCCGCTCGCCGAAGACGTGCTTCGCGGCACCGCGCTGGCGACACGCGTGAACATCGCCGGCAGCGCGCTCGGCCGGTTCCTGCGGGACAAGGTGCTGATCAATCTGGGCAATCTTCCCTGGGTGCAACGGAAAGCGACCTACACCGCCTCGCAGCTGTGGGTCAGCTACCGGAAGGGCCCGCTCGGCGGGCGGCGCCCTATCGGGGACCGGATCGCCGACCTGGACTGCGTGCGCGAGGATGCCACGCGGACAACCCTGCACGCCGAACTCGGCGGGCGCTGGGCGCTGCTGCTGCCCGCGTCCGGCGCCGAGCGGCTGGCGGGTGAAGCGCGGGAATGGCTGGGAGATCGGGTGGTTGTGCTGCGGCGTGACGAGGAACGGGCGGTGCCGGTGCTGGTGCGGCCGGACGGGCATGTGGCGTGGCGCGGGGAAACGGGCCTCGGCGGCAGGCTGTCCGCGCTGCTGCGGTCGCCGGACCGGGTGGCCGGATGA
- a CDS encoding dihydrofolate reductase family protein, whose translation MTQLLKVQNFNISSDGYGAGDNQSLERPFGHADPGTMFAWAGATASWPNRTDPGGSRGLDDYLTRDFAHNIGAEIMGRNKFGPQRGPWTDYEWQGWWGDEPPFHTPVFVLTHHVRPSFSLSDTTFHFVDGDPATVLKQAKEAADGKDVRLGGGASTIREFLDADLVDTLHVAVSPVELGSGSRLWESPDELRDRFHMDVVPSPRGGVTHYLCWRK comes from the coding sequence ATGACCCAGCTGCTGAAGGTGCAGAACTTCAACATCTCGAGCGACGGCTACGGGGCCGGGGACAACCAGAGCCTCGAGCGCCCGTTCGGCCACGCCGATCCCGGCACCATGTTCGCCTGGGCGGGCGCCACCGCGAGCTGGCCCAACCGCACCGACCCCGGCGGCAGCCGCGGCCTCGACGACTACCTCACCCGCGACTTCGCGCACAACATCGGCGCCGAGATCATGGGGCGCAACAAGTTCGGGCCGCAGCGCGGACCGTGGACCGACTACGAGTGGCAGGGCTGGTGGGGCGACGAGCCGCCGTTCCACACCCCGGTTTTTGTGCTGACCCACCACGTGCGCCCGTCGTTCAGCCTGTCCGACACCACCTTCCACTTCGTCGACGGCGATCCGGCGACCGTGCTCAAGCAGGCCAAGGAAGCCGCGGACGGCAAGGACGTGCGCCTCGGCGGCGGGGCCAGCACCATCCGCGAGTTCCTCGACGCCGACCTCGTCGACACCCTGCACGTGGCCGTCTCGCCGGTGGAGCTCGGCTCCGGCTCGCGGCTGTGGGAGTCGCCCGACGAGCTGCGCGACCGCTTCCACATGGACGTGGTGCCCAGCCCGAGGGGCGGCGTGACCCACTACCTGTGCTGGCGCAAGTGA
- a CDS encoding VOC family protein — MSNFYHLCFAVQDLDRATTDLTRAVGVRWSPVREGTLGDWSYRIVFSVEGPPFFEVIQGDPGSPWDATDGSRFDHLGYWASDVGTGKQRLAKRGAPLEFDACPYGRSFTYHRLDSIGARVELVDIAAQEGFLRTWQPGGAPMPPLEL; from the coding sequence GTGAGCAACTTCTACCACCTGTGCTTCGCCGTCCAGGACCTCGACCGCGCGACCACTGACCTCACCCGTGCCGTGGGCGTGCGGTGGAGCCCGGTCCGCGAGGGAACGCTGGGGGACTGGTCGTACCGGATCGTCTTCTCCGTCGAGGGACCGCCGTTCTTCGAGGTGATCCAGGGCGATCCGGGCAGCCCGTGGGACGCGACGGACGGCTCACGGTTCGACCACCTCGGCTACTGGGCCAGCGATGTCGGCACCGGCAAGCAGCGGCTGGCCAAGCGCGGCGCGCCGCTGGAATTCGACGCCTGCCCGTACGGCCGTTCCTTCACCTACCACCGCCTCGACAGCATCGGCGCGCGCGTCGAACTGGTCGACATCGCCGCGCAGGAAGGGTTTCTGCGCACCTGGCAGCCGGGCGGCGCGCCCATGCCACCGCTCGAACTGTGA
- a CDS encoding AraC family transcriptional regulator — protein sequence MRARRGAAPRDWDEASREVAEAYFPHELRLLGGGREPRLTLRTLDLGPVLIGHVGWGADVRIACDYPGAYEVNLPLTGHLESRGRHGVVTSVPGQSTVFRADTPSLISHWDATCTVLGVKFDSAWLDREAERVLGDDRVSLRGDLPDQLDLTGGRGRAWRQLVASLVAHLHDPGLFGDQPPVRDQLAGAVAASFLLAGCPEAGHGSPPRPRAIARVVDQLHDDPARAWTVGEMAAVAGTSVRRLQEGFQRTLGRSPREYLLGIRLQRAHADLVADPAATVSEVAARWGFSSASRFAAAYRRRYGRPPGEARRW from the coding sequence ATGCGCGCACGGCGTGGTGCCGCACCCCGGGACTGGGACGAGGCATCCCGGGAGGTGGCCGAGGCGTACTTCCCGCACGAGCTGCGGCTGCTCGGTGGTGGCCGCGAGCCCCGGCTGACCCTGCGCACGCTCGACCTCGGGCCGGTGCTGATCGGTCACGTCGGCTGGGGCGCCGACGTGCGGATCGCCTGCGACTATCCCGGCGCCTACGAGGTGAACCTGCCGCTGACCGGTCACCTGGAGAGCCGCGGCAGACACGGGGTGGTGACGTCGGTCCCCGGCCAGAGCACGGTGTTCCGCGCGGACACGCCGTCGCTGATCAGCCACTGGGACGCCACCTGCACCGTGCTCGGCGTGAAGTTCGACAGCGCGTGGCTCGACCGCGAGGCCGAACGGGTGCTCGGCGACGACCGGGTGTCCCTGCGTGGTGACCTGCCCGATCAGCTGGACCTGACCGGGGGACGCGGCCGCGCGTGGCGGCAGCTGGTCGCGAGCCTGGTCGCCCACCTGCACGACCCCGGGTTGTTCGGTGACCAGCCGCCGGTCCGCGACCAGCTGGCGGGCGCGGTGGCGGCGAGCTTCCTGCTGGCGGGCTGCCCGGAGGCCGGTCACGGTTCGCCACCACGCCCGCGGGCCATCGCCCGGGTGGTGGACCAGCTGCACGACGACCCGGCCCGCGCGTGGACGGTGGGTGAGATGGCGGCCGTCGCGGGCACCAGCGTCCGGCGGCTGCAGGAGGGATTCCAGCGCACGCTCGGCCGCAGCCCGCGCGAGTACCTGCTGGGCATCCGCCTTCAACGGGCGCACGCCGACCTGGTGGCCGATCCGGCGGCGACGGTGAGCGAAGTGGCGGCGCGGTGGGGATTTTCCAGCGCCAGCCGGTTCGCCGCGGCCTACCGGCGCCGGTACGGCAGGCCGCCGGGAGAGGCACGCCGCTGGTAG
- a CDS encoding dolichyl-phosphate-mannose--protein mannosyltransferase, with translation MIATPTRPGPAAPPSDREGALLGRPMPADRWRGWVVTLVLAALGGVVRFQHLGVPTDHGTPVFDEKYYAVQAWQMLRNGGYEDNYAYEYIVHPPLAKQLIAVGEWLFGYTAWGWRFSAALAGTLIIVLTVRIARRLTRSTLLGGIAGILVVCDGVLHVQSRIGMLDIFIAFFVLAAFACLLADRDQVRARLALAVREGWIGESPFGPRLGFRWWRFAAGLMIGLAFAVKWSGLYHMAAFGLLCVGFDVAARRAAGVARPWVGTLVRDVAPGLWAFVGIGFLTYLGSWWAWFASETATDRHYVEIDGIDPGFFAWVPPALRSLGGYSMNVLRFHETLLTPANDPHPWESKPWTWPMGLRPMLYSYESAPNGVCGEPDCVQATMLLGTPAMWWLALPVLAFGLWRWLFLADWRHAAVLIGYLAGLLPWFLNLDRQMYYFYATPMAPFLVLGLTLVLGHILGSAQRGFERRGTGLLVVSLYAGLVVANFAWLWPILNGDPITHEHWQSELWLPSWR, from the coding sequence GTGATCGCCACGCCGACTCGTCCGGGACCGGCCGCGCCGCCGTCGGATCGGGAAGGGGCGTTGCTGGGCAGGCCGATGCCCGCTGACCGGTGGCGCGGCTGGGTGGTCACCCTGGTGCTCGCGGCACTCGGCGGCGTGGTCCGGTTCCAGCACCTCGGCGTGCCCACCGACCACGGCACGCCGGTTTTCGACGAGAAGTACTACGCCGTGCAGGCGTGGCAGATGCTGCGCAACGGCGGCTACGAAGACAACTACGCCTACGAGTACATCGTGCACCCGCCGCTGGCGAAGCAGCTGATCGCGGTGGGCGAATGGCTGTTCGGCTACACCGCGTGGGGCTGGCGGTTCAGCGCGGCGCTGGCGGGCACGCTGATCATCGTGCTGACCGTGCGGATCGCCCGGCGGCTCACCCGCTCCACGCTGCTCGGCGGCATCGCGGGCATCCTGGTCGTCTGCGACGGCGTGCTCCACGTGCAGTCGCGGATCGGCATGCTCGACATCTTCATCGCGTTTTTTGTGCTCGCCGCCTTCGCCTGCCTGCTCGCCGACCGCGACCAAGTCCGCGCGCGGCTCGCGCTCGCGGTGCGTGAGGGCTGGATCGGCGAATCCCCGTTCGGGCCACGGCTGGGGTTCCGGTGGTGGCGCTTCGCGGCCGGGCTGATGATCGGGCTGGCGTTCGCGGTCAAGTGGTCCGGGCTGTACCACATGGCGGCGTTCGGACTGCTGTGCGTGGGTTTCGACGTGGCCGCGCGCCGGGCGGCCGGTGTCGCCCGGCCCTGGGTCGGCACCCTCGTGCGTGACGTCGCGCCCGGGCTGTGGGCGTTCGTCGGCATCGGTTTCCTGACCTACCTGGGCAGTTGGTGGGCGTGGTTCGCGAGCGAGACCGCCACCGACCGTCACTACGTCGAAATCGACGGCATCGACCCGGGCTTCTTCGCCTGGGTGCCGCCCGCGCTGCGCTCGCTGGGCGGCTACTCGATGAACGTGCTGCGCTTCCACGAAACCCTGCTGACCCCGGCGAACGACCCGCACCCGTGGGAGTCGAAACCGTGGACGTGGCCGATGGGCCTTCGCCCGATGCTGTACTCCTACGAATCGGCCCCGAACGGAGTATGCGGTGAGCCCGACTGCGTGCAGGCCACCATGCTGCTCGGCACCCCGGCGATGTGGTGGCTGGCCCTGCCGGTGCTCGCCTTCGGGCTGTGGCGCTGGCTTTTCCTCGCGGACTGGCGGCACGCCGCGGTGCTCATCGGCTACCTGGCCGGGCTGCTGCCGTGGTTCCTCAACCTCGACCGCCAGATGTACTACTTCTACGCCACGCCGATGGCACCGTTCCTGGTGCTCGGCCTGACCCTGGTGCTCGGCCACATCCTCGGCAGCGCGCAGCGCGGGTTCGAGCGGCGGGGCACCGGGCTGCTCGTGGTGTCGTTGTACGCCGGGCTGGTGGTGGCCAACTTCGCCTGGCTGTGGCCGATCCTGAACGGCGACCCGATCACCCACGAGCACTGGCAGTCCGAACTCTGGCTGCCGTCCTGGCGCTGA
- a CDS encoding class I SAM-dependent methyltransferase, giving the protein MSAFSLRDVDFDAAYQGKPIFEGSAVSFGLAPWDIGAPQPAVVELERDGAFRGEVLDVGCGLGENAAFLAAQGHRVTGVDGSQTGLAEAARRAAERGVEVTFVRSDATALTELGDRRFDTVLDSALYHCLDDEQRQRYAAALHRVTSPDARLHLLCFADIDEGLRFPMSVSKENLHTNLGTHWEIEEIRQASYTTAITVEVFAQLGEQALAELGFGLDADRVRRDEQGRVIGPVWQLRARRRPAE; this is encoded by the coding sequence ATGTCGGCCTTCTCCCTGCGCGACGTCGACTTCGACGCGGCCTATCAGGGCAAGCCCATTTTCGAAGGCAGTGCGGTCTCGTTCGGCCTGGCCCCGTGGGACATCGGGGCACCGCAGCCGGCGGTGGTCGAGCTGGAGCGGGACGGCGCGTTCCGCGGTGAAGTGCTGGACGTGGGCTGCGGCCTCGGTGAGAACGCGGCCTTCCTCGCCGCGCAGGGCCACCGGGTCACCGGCGTCGACGGCTCGCAAACCGGTCTCGCGGAGGCAGCACGGCGAGCCGCGGAGCGTGGCGTCGAAGTCACCTTCGTGCGGTCTGACGCGACCGCGCTCACCGAACTCGGCGACCGGCGGTTCGACACCGTGCTGGACAGCGCGCTGTACCACTGCCTCGACGACGAGCAGCGGCAGCGCTACGCCGCCGCACTGCACCGGGTGACCAGCCCGGACGCCCGGCTGCACCTGCTGTGCTTCGCCGACATCGACGAGGGCCTGCGGTTCCCGATGAGCGTCAGCAAGGAAAACCTGCACACGAACCTCGGAACCCATTGGGAGATCGAGGAAATCCGGCAGGCCTCGTACACCACCGCGATCACCGTGGAGGTGTTCGCACAGCTCGGCGAACAGGCCTTGGCGGAACTCGGGTTCGGCCTCGACGCGGACCGGGTCCGGCGTGACGAGCAGGGCCGGGTCATCGGCCCCGTCTGGCAGCTGCGCGCGAGGCGGCGCCCGGCAGAATAG